From the genome of Actinacidiphila yeochonensis CN732, one region includes:
- a CDS encoding winged helix-turn-helix transcriptional regulator, with protein MDSVTSPRGVAEAAGGITPMRLEQSCTTRRVFDLVADKWMLSILCTLSEGRARYSAVQRAVVGITPKVLTQHLRSLETSGLLTRTVYPVVPPHVEYELTDLGRSLRRALQPLLAWGESHLDEVEQAQSAHHQ; from the coding sequence ATGGATAGTGTCACCTCGCCGCGAGGCGTCGCCGAGGCCGCCGGCGGTATCACCCCGATGCGGCTGGAGCAGAGCTGCACGACCCGCCGGGTCTTCGACCTGGTCGCCGACAAGTGGATGCTGTCGATCCTGTGCACGCTGTCCGAGGGGAGAGCCCGCTACAGCGCGGTGCAGCGAGCCGTCGTCGGCATCACCCCCAAGGTGCTCACCCAGCACCTCCGTTCGCTGGAGACCAGCGGCCTCCTGACCCGCACCGTCTATCCGGTCGTCCCTCCCCACGTCGAATACGAACTCACCGACCTCGGGCGATCGCTCAGGCGGGCACTGCAACCCCTCCTTGCCTGGGGCGAGTCCCACCTCGACGAGGTCGAGCAAGCCCAAAGCGCCCACCACCAGTGA
- a CDS encoding MFS transporter, translated as MTTSESVAAPVRRTAHGSAAVLAILCTAQALDIMNLSSVNMALPAMARDWDASPERLSWVVSAYSLVFAGFLMVAGRAADLYGRRRALLCGMVVFAGASAVVWASTSLVLAVVARAVQGAGAAVTVSAALGLIGALWDEEPGRSRALGAFGAMGGVGLAFGLVVGGALAGSVGWRAMFAVNVLVVVALIAGVLALIPADGRQDQSRGRLDLPGAALVTLGLLALSFALTRLGGNAADGPGWAVAAVAVALLAGFALWQRRAAQPLVPPAVWKRPNLSAALVVAVFMYAGWVGVNYLAALLLQNVLGFTPLATGVAFLPLAVGGTLLPLAAGRLVPRVGVRRLMLFGLACSTVGLALFSLVGPGTNYWVVILPILVVLIVGLSQTFVPANITALSGAGPEEQALAGAMFNTALQIGGGLGLAVLSTVAATAGGDVLAGYRAGFLTAAGISLAALLTVLAGIRAPRRPNG; from the coding sequence GTGACGACATCGGAATCTGTGGCCGCGCCCGTCCGCCGGACGGCGCATGGCTCCGCGGCGGTACTGGCCATCCTGTGCACCGCTCAGGCCCTCGACATCATGAACCTCTCCTCGGTCAACATGGCGCTGCCCGCGATGGCGCGGGACTGGGACGCCTCCCCCGAGCGGCTCTCCTGGGTGGTGTCGGCCTACTCCCTGGTGTTCGCCGGTTTCCTGATGGTGGCCGGGCGGGCCGCTGACCTGTACGGGCGACGCCGGGCGCTGCTGTGCGGGATGGTGGTGTTCGCGGGTGCGTCCGCGGTGGTGTGGGCCTCCACCTCGCTGGTGCTCGCCGTGGTGGCCCGTGCGGTCCAGGGGGCCGGCGCGGCGGTGACGGTCTCGGCCGCGCTCGGGCTGATCGGCGCGCTGTGGGACGAGGAACCGGGGCGGTCACGGGCGCTGGGGGCGTTCGGTGCCATGGGCGGCGTGGGCCTCGCGTTCGGCCTGGTCGTCGGGGGTGCGCTGGCGGGGTCGGTCGGCTGGCGGGCGATGTTCGCCGTCAACGTCCTCGTGGTGGTCGCGCTCATCGCGGGAGTGCTCGCGCTGATACCGGCGGACGGCCGTCAGGACCAGTCGCGCGGACGGCTCGATCTCCCCGGTGCGGCGCTGGTGACCCTCGGTCTGCTGGCGCTCTCCTTCGCCTTGACCCGGCTGGGCGGGAACGCGGCCGATGGTCCTGGATGGGCGGTCGCAGCCGTGGCGGTGGCCCTCCTCGCCGGCTTCGCGCTCTGGCAGCGGCGGGCGGCCCAACCGCTGGTCCCACCGGCGGTGTGGAAGCGGCCGAACCTCTCCGCGGCCCTGGTGGTCGCCGTGTTCATGTACGCGGGATGGGTCGGGGTGAACTACCTCGCCGCGCTCCTGCTGCAGAACGTCCTCGGGTTCACTCCGCTCGCCACGGGCGTGGCCTTCCTGCCGCTGGCCGTCGGCGGCACCCTCCTGCCCCTGGCCGCGGGGCGCCTGGTCCCACGCGTGGGGGTGCGCCGGCTCATGCTGTTCGGGCTGGCCTGCTCCACGGTCGGCCTCGCGCTGTTCTCCCTGGTCGGCCCCGGAACGAACTACTGGGTTGTCATCCTGCCGATCCTGGTCGTCCTCATCGTCGGCCTCTCGCAGACCTTCGTGCCGGCGAACATCACCGCGCTGTCCGGTGCGGGACCCGAAGAGCAGGCACTGGCGGGCGCCATGTTCAACACCGCGCTCCAGATCGGGGGCGGCCTCGGCCTCGCGGTCCTCTCCACCGTCGCCGCCACGGCCGGTGGCGACGTGCTGGCCGGTTACCGGGCAGGCTTCCTCACCGCCGCGGGCATCTCGCTCGCGGCACTGCTCACCGTCCTGGCCGGCATCCGCGCCCCCCGCCGTCCGAACGGCTGA